CGCAAGACTGCGCCGCTGCTAGACGACAAGTGGGACGACCCCGCCATCGTCGTCGTCGACGAGGAATTGACCTGGGCCATCCCCATCACCGGCGGTCACCACGGCGCGAACCAGGTGGCCGACGACCTGGCGACGATGGGTGCGGTGCCGGCGATGACCACGGCCTCGGAGGCCGCGGACAAGCAGGGCGTCGAGAAACAGGCGAAGGCTCTCGACGCGCACGTCGTCAACGGCGACTCCACTGTCGCGACGAACCTCGCCGTCCTCGACGACGAACTGGGTCCCGTCGAGCGACTCGACGGGCCGAAGGCGGTGATGGTGGACGACGACGTCACAGTACTGAAGCGCAACGGCGACGACGGCGTCGTCCTCGGCACCGGGAGCGTCTCCGGCGCGAAGAAAGAGCAGTTCGAGGCCGCCTGGAGATCTGCCCTCGAAGGCACCGACTACGAGATCGCGGACGTGGACTTCGTCGCGACCGGGACCCGCAAGGAAGAGGAGGACGGCCTGCTCGACGCCGCGGCCGAACTCGATCTGGGCGTGATCTCCTTCGAGAAGGAGACCCTGGAGGAGTTCGAGGGGCCCTCTCCCTCGCGCTCGAAGGAGCTGATCGGCTGGCCGGGCATCTCCGAGGCCAGCGCCATCGCTGGCGGGCGCGAGCACGAACTGCTCCGCGAGAAGGAGCGCTACGACGAGGCCGTGACGGTGGCGATCGGACGATGAGCGGAACCGAGGACAGTGGGGACGAAGGTTACGGCACCCTCTACGTCGTCGGCATCGGTCCGGGGCTCCCTGGCGGGATGACCCAGCGGGCCAAAGACGTGATCGCGACCGCCGACTGCGTCGTCGCCTCGAACCTCTACCAGGAGTTCCTGCGGAAGGACGGGACCCTGCCGCCCGAGAGCGCCGAAGTCGAGGCGGCCGCCGACGGAGGGGTTTCGGCCGCATCTGCCGACGAAGGAACCGTCCTCGAACGACCCGATGGGTCACGCCAGACGCTCGTCCGGTCGACGATGGGCCGGCAGGTCGAACTCGCCCGCGAGGCCTTCGAGCGCGTCCGCGACGGCGAGGACGTGGCCCACGTCTCCGGGGGCGATCCGAACGTCTACGGGAAGAGCGACCT
Above is a genomic segment from Halorientalis sp. LT38 containing:
- the cbiG gene encoding cobalt-precorrin 5A hydrolase, producing MSTDTDDAADDDSGESSGGHCSTPDSDGEVAEEIAIVSFERKWDTAEEIRAEIGDRYESIDLVEYHGDVFAEHWGEYDCFVGLMASGIAMRKTAPLLDDKWDDPAIVVVDEELTWAIPITGGHHGANQVADDLATMGAVPAMTTASEAADKQGVEKQAKALDAHVVNGDSTVATNLAVLDDELGPVERLDGPKAVMVDDDVTVLKRNGDDGVVLGTGSVSGAKKEQFEAAWRSALEGTDYEIADVDFVATGTRKEEEDGLLDAAAELDLGVISFEKETLEEFEGPSPSRSKELIGWPGISEASAIAGGREHELLREKERYDEAVTVAIGR